Proteins encoded by one window of Winogradskyella sp. PG-2:
- a CDS encoding DoxX family protein, whose product MRNKQIVYWISTAVLCGIFLKSAFMYFTKTDMVKDFFESFNYPTYIVIPLAIVKVLGVAMILWRPNTWLTEWAYAGFFFDLVLATVAHHYAGHGIIGFSLYGLIVIFPSYFLGKYIRD is encoded by the coding sequence ATGCGAAACAAGCAAATTGTGTATTGGATTAGTACTGCCGTTTTGTGTGGAATCTTCCTGAAATCGGCTTTTATGTATTTCACTAAAACGGATATGGTTAAAGACTTTTTTGAGAGTTTTAATTATCCAACATATATTGTTATTCCTTTAGCAATCGTAAAAGTCTTAGGAGTTGCTATGATACTTTGGAGACCAAATACTTGGCTAACAGAATGGGCTTATGCTGGTTTTTTCTTTGATTTGGTTTTAGCAACAGTAGCGCATCATTATGCTGGTCATGGGATTATAGGTTTTTCACTTTATGGCTTAATTGTAATTTTCCCTTCTTACTTTTTAGGTAAATATATTAGAGATTAA
- a CDS encoding uracil-DNA glycosylase family protein — MKELFHNISQCTICKAHLPLGPRPVVTAHINSKIIIIGQAPGTKVHESGIPWDDQSGKKLRQWLNVTDEQFYNTQNFAIMPMGFCYPGKAKTGDLPPRPECAPQWHDQLLDKMPKVELIILIGAHAQKYYLKDKAKRTLTETVGDYKGYLPKYFPIPHPSPTNRFWRSKNPWFEELVVSELQKKVKELILKVV, encoded by the coding sequence ATGAAAGAATTATTTCACAACATCAGCCAATGCACAATTTGTAAAGCACATTTACCATTAGGTCCAAGACCAGTAGTCACAGCTCATATTAATTCTAAAATTATAATAATAGGGCAAGCGCCAGGAACTAAAGTACATGAATCAGGAATTCCTTGGGATGATCAAAGCGGAAAGAAACTAAGACAATGGCTCAATGTTACTGATGAGCAATTTTACAATACCCAAAACTTTGCTATTATGCCAATGGGATTTTGTTATCCAGGAAAAGCAAAAACAGGCGATTTACCACCAAGACCAGAATGTGCACCACAATGGCATGATCAATTGTTAGATAAAATGCCTAAAGTAGAGTTGATAATTTTAATTGGAGCTCATGCGCAGAAGTATTATTTAAAGGATAAAGCAAAACGAACATTAACTGAAACCGTTGGTGATTATAAAGGTTATTTACCAAAATATTTCCCTATTCCACATCCATCACCGACTAATCGTTTTTGGAGGAGTAAGAATCCTTGGTTTGAGGAATTGGTGGTTTCTGAGTTGCAGAAGAAGGTTAAAGAATTGATTTTAAAAGTGGTTTAA
- a CDS encoding carboxymuconolactone decarboxylase family protein: MALVTPLSAEHDLETKELAEFFNETLGFCPNSVLTMQRRPAISKAFINLNKAVMANEGRVTSALKRMIAWVSSNSTGCRYCQAHAIRAAERYGAEQEQLDNIWEYRTHPAFSDAERAALDFSLQASMVPNAVDAEIKERLYKYWDEGEIVEMLGVISLFGYLNRWNDSMGTDIEDGAVESGNKYLGKHGYEVGKHDGSQY, encoded by the coding sequence ATGGCATTAGTAACACCCTTATCTGCTGAGCATGATTTAGAAACTAAAGAATTAGCAGAATTCTTTAATGAAACCCTTGGGTTTTGTCCAAATTCAGTCTTAACGATGCAACGCAGACCTGCAATATCTAAAGCATTTATTAATTTAAATAAAGCCGTGATGGCAAATGAGGGCCGTGTCACTTCAGCACTTAAACGTATGATTGCTTGGGTAAGTAGCAACTCAACAGGTTGTCGTTATTGCCAAGCGCATGCTATAAGAGCAGCCGAACGTTATGGTGCGGAACAAGAGCAACTAGATAATATCTGGGAATACAGAACACATCCTGCTTTTTCTGATGCAGAACGTGCGGCTTTAGATTTCTCCCTACAAGCGTCTATGGTACCAAATGCTGTTGATGCAGAAATTAAAGAACGTTTATACAAGTATTGGGATGAAGGTGAAATTGTAGAAATGCTAGGTGTGATTTCTTTGTTTGGTTACCTCAACCGCTGGAATGATTCTATGGGAACAGATATTGAAGATGGTGCCGTTGAAAGTGGAAACAAATATTTAGGAAAACATGGTTATGAGGTTGGGAAACATGATGGAAGCCAATACTAG
- a CDS encoding OsmC family protein translates to MSHKITTHWKGGLTFESDNPSGKSVIMDTDIEGQNERFGLSPKAMMLSSLAGCSGLDVISTLDKMKEEIDDFKIEVSGELTDEHPKYYHSVVVDYHFYGSDLNKKKCERAVNLSVDKYCGVMEMFRRFAEIKTNIIYHIATKR, encoded by the coding sequence TTGTCTCATAAAATAACAACACATTGGAAAGGTGGATTAACCTTTGAATCGGATAACCCAAGCGGAAAATCTGTCATAATGGATACTGATATTGAGGGTCAAAATGAGCGCTTTGGATTATCTCCTAAAGCTATGATGTTATCTTCTTTAGCAGGTTGCTCTGGCTTAGATGTCATTTCTACTTTAGACAAAATGAAAGAGGAGATAGACGACTTTAAAATTGAAGTTTCAGGTGAGTTAACCGATGAACACCCAAAATATTATCATTCTGTAGTTGTTGACTATCATTTTTATGGATCGGATTTAAACAAAAAAAAATGTGAACGCGCAGTAAATTTGTCTGTTGATAAATACTGTGGAGTTATGGAAATGTTTAGACGTTTTGCAGAAATAAAAACGAATATAATTTACCATATAGCAACTAAAAGATAA
- the rsmI gene encoding 16S rRNA (cytidine(1402)-2'-O)-methyltransferase, translating to MSKLYLVPTPIGNLKDITFRAIGILKEVDLILAEDTRTSGKLLKYFEIATQMQSHHMHNEHKTVNGLVEKLKSGLSIAVISDAGTPAISDPGFLLVRACVENNIEVDCLPGATAFVPALVNSGLPNDKFVFEGFLPVKKGRQTRLLLLAEETRTMIFYESPHKLVKTLGHFCDYFGEDRLVSVSRELTKLYEETVRGTAKEVIKHYTNKPPKGEIVIIVGGKK from the coding sequence ATGAGTAAACTTTACCTTGTACCAACTCCAATAGGAAATCTCAAAGACATCACCTTTAGAGCTATTGGGATTTTAAAGGAAGTAGATTTAATTTTAGCAGAAGACACCCGAACTTCTGGAAAGCTTTTAAAGTACTTTGAAATTGCTACTCAGATGCAAAGTCATCATATGCATAACGAGCATAAAACGGTGAATGGATTGGTTGAAAAACTGAAATCCGGATTATCTATCGCAGTGATTAGCGATGCTGGTACTCCAGCAATTTCTGATCCAGGGTTTTTGTTAGTGAGAGCCTGTGTAGAAAACAATATTGAAGTAGATTGCTTACCAGGAGCCACAGCTTTTGTACCCGCTTTAGTTAATAGTGGATTACCAAATGACAAGTTTGTGTTTGAAGGGTTTTTACCTGTAAAGAAAGGTCGTCAAACTCGACTTTTATTACTAGCCGAAGAAACTAGAACCATGATTTTTTATGAAAGTCCACATAAGTTAGTAAAGACTTTAGGGCATTTCTGTGACTATTTTGGAGAAGATAGATTGGTGTCTGTTTCTAGAGAGTTAACCAAACTCTATGAAGAGACTGTTAGAGGAACTGCTAAAGAAGTAATAAAACATTACACCAATAAGCCACCAAAAGGAGAGATTGTTATTATTGTCGGTGGGAAAAAATAA
- a CDS encoding thymidine kinase has protein sequence MFLENTVNHKEQFGWIEVICGSMFSGKTEELIRRLKRAKFARQKVEIFKPAVDVRYDEDMVVSHDSNEIRSTPVPAAANIPILADDCDVVGIDEAQFFDDEIIRVCNDLANKGIRVIVAGLDMDFKGNPFGPMPYLMATAEYVTKVHAICTKTGNLAQYSYRKAASDDLVLLGEVEEYEPLSRAAYYKSMLRDKVRQMKVNDAEEIDSKQKKSDA, from the coding sequence ATGTTTCTTGAAAATACGGTAAATCATAAAGAACAATTTGGGTGGATTGAAGTGATTTGTGGGTCGATGTTCTCTGGTAAGACTGAAGAATTGATTCGTAGATTAAAACGCGCCAAATTTGCTAGACAAAAGGTTGAAATTTTTAAACCTGCTGTAGATGTGCGCTATGATGAAGACATGGTTGTGTCTCACGACTCTAACGAAATTCGCTCTACTCCTGTACCTGCAGCTGCAAATATTCCGATTTTAGCAGACGATTGTGATGTTGTTGGTATAGACGAAGCACAATTTTTTGATGATGAGATTATACGAGTATGTAACGACTTGGCTAATAAAGGCATTCGGGTTATTGTTGCAGGACTTGATATGGATTTTAAGGGTAATCCTTTTGGCCCTATGCCCTATCTTATGGCTACTGCAGAATATGTCACCAAAGTCCATGCGATTTGTACAAAAACAGGCAACTTAGCGCAATACAGTTATAGAAAAGCTGCAAGTGATGATTTAGTTTTGTTAGGAGAAGTAGAAGAATACGAACCTTTGAGTAGAGCTGCTTATTATAAAAGTATGCTACGAGATAAAGTAAGGCAAATGAAAGTGAATGATGCAGAAGAAATTGATTCTAAACAAAAGAAATCTGATGCCTAA